The Penaeus monodon isolate SGIC_2016 chromosome 6, NSTDA_Pmon_1, whole genome shotgun sequence genomic sequence tatccacgcacacatacacattcatatatatatatatatatatatatatatatatatatatatatatatatatatatatatatatatatatatatatatgtatatcacatacatatatacacacatgtacatatacgtatactatctgcatatacatgtatgtgtgcataaatatatatacatatgtatacatatatcattatatatataatatatatatatataatatatatatatatatataaatatatataatgttgtatataatatattttatatatatataatatatatatatatatataatatatatatatatatataaacacatgtgtgtgtctgtgttcagatatatatgtataatacacacacacacacacacacacacacacacacacacaacacacacacacacacacacacatagatatatatatatataatatatatatatatatatatatatatatatatataatatattatatatatatatatataatgttgaattatatatatatatatatatatatatatatatatatatatagagagagagagagagagagagagagagagagagagagagagagagagatgcaacagtaaaaaatatacatataaaaatataaatatattcatacatatacttatgtgtgtatatatgtatgtatatacacacacacacacacacacacacacacacacacacacacacacatatatatatatatatatatatatatatatatatatatatatatatatatatacatgtgtgtgtgtgtgtgtgtgtgtgtgtgtgtgtgtgtgtgtgtgtgtgtgtatgtatgtgaatatacacaaacatacataagtatatgtttgagtaaatataaatatatatatatatatatatatataatatatatatattatatatatatatatatatatatatatatgtatatatgtatgtagttatctgtctatctatctatatatacatagatagatgtgtaaatagatatgtgtatatatacatatatatttgtatatgtatatatagtatatatatatatatatatatatatatatatatatatatatatatatatatatatatatatatatatatatatatatatatatatatctgtatgtatatatatgcatatgtatatgtagcctctatatatacacacagctatattcatatatatataaacaaatgtattttgtgtatgcgGTATTACATGTAGGCCTAAGGGTGGTCTCGGAACATTTTACGGCCATACCACCTGTTTTAGACCAAGAGATCATTCATTACATCTATACAGCGAGTtcgtatatagagatatatgcacacacacacacacacacacacacaatgtagttGGAATTGAACCAAGAAATGCCTGAAGAGTACATACACAACATGCATAACCGAATGCAGCGAGATTTTCCAAAAGCTACTTTAAATGGCCAAGGACAGGATAAGGGTGTGGCTTCTGCCTTGCTGCGTCGTTTAGGACAGAGGATTATATAAAGGAGTATGTGGCTGTACTCGTCATCACATTGCACTTAGCACTACAGTTGAAGTCATGAAGACTCTGGTGAGCGAAGTTAATACGTAATAATTCTGTGCATAAGTACACTCACTGATAGGTGAatttatgtttgcttgtttgtctgtaatttgcaggtgtttatatataatgtgtgtgtgtgtgtgtatgtgtatatataattatttttctataggAAAGCATGTCTTAAAAGATGCTCTTTAAACTGTGATGTCCCAAgttgtttatataaatttgattatttttatatactttcacCTTCAGATCGCTGTGTTGTTGGTAGCCTTCGTGGCAGCAGAGCAGAAGCGCGAGGCTGAGCCTTCCTACGGTCTCCACTACCCCCTTGCCTACCCTTATGGTGTAGGCCTAGGCAGTACCTACGGGCTCTACCCATATGGCACTCACTCCTTCCTCAGTACCCGCGGCCACCTCCTTCACAAGCGCGACGCTGAAGCCGACCCTGGCTACTCTTTTGGGAGGAGGTCTTGGCCTAGGCAACGCCTATGGTTATGGCCTCAATTATGGCCTTGGTCAGGGTTATGGCTATGGATATCCATTAGGTCATGTTTCCTATCACACCGTCGGCCACTCTATCGGCAAGCGTGAGGCTGAACCAGGCTTCGCACATGGTCTTCTTGGCCACGGAACATCCTACGGCTacaacccctctctcctctatccaggGATCGCTCATTCCTACCAATACAATCGCGCTTTTACTCCGCTTATCTACGGATAGTGAAAATATTGTTCTTCCTCCGGATATGATTGATTAAAATACATTGTATGATAGAAATGTGCACATCTGACTAAGATTATATATTAGTCAGATGGCATTTCCTCCTCATATAAATGATACTTTCCCAGGTgttgaaaattaaataaacgtCTGCAAGTCTTATAGGAATTTAATTATACATTGCCTATTGTGTTATATGGATGACAAATCTGAAGTTACGacgatatgattatatatgcaaaaataaaatataattttaactacCATAACTACCAGTGATAACTTAGGGATTATTCTTTTGATGTTAAAATATAATGTCCAAAGACCTTTGGGCTAGGTGAGCAGCGATAGTTGTGGCCCCTTGATACAAAATGAAGTATCGCTATGACTAAcagtgataaaagtgaaaataatagtagtagcaggtTTTCCTTAAACGATTAATGACATTAATACTGACAGTGATAAAGATGACATTATTAAaggaaattaatagatatattgttaataatattgattaccAAAGTCATATGATAAAACTAAGAGATGTTAATGGTAATAtcgagaaaaataacaataattagtggGGCTA encodes the following:
- the LOC119574634 gene encoding LOW QUALITY PROTEIN: glycine-rich protein-like (The sequence of the model RefSeq protein was modified relative to this genomic sequence to represent the inferred CDS: deleted 1 base in 1 codon) translates to MKTLIAVLLVAFVAAEQKREAEPSYGLHYPLAYPYGVGLGSTYGLYPYGTHSFLSTRGHLLHKRDAEADPGYLLGGGLGLGNAYGYGLNYGLGQGYGYGYPLGHVSYHTVGHSIGKREAEPGFAHGLLGHGTSYGYNPSLLYPGIAHSYQYNRAFTPLIYG